GACGCAGTTGAAACAGGCCTCGCAAACACTGGATGCCCGGACCAGTCAATTGACGATTGTCAGACAACAGGCCAGATCTTTAACAGAATGGGAAGAAAAGATGGCCCGGGTGGAAGAGGCCTTTTATATTGCGACCCGGGCCCTGCCGGATAAAAAGGAAGTGCCGTCTTTGTTGAAAAGTGTTTCCAATGCCGGCAGCAGTGCAGGCCTCAATATTCAGCTGTTTCAGCCGGGCGCGCCTGTTACCAGAGATTTTTACAAGGAAATACCTTTAGCCATGAAAATGGAAGGCAGTTATCTTCAGATAGCGGATTTCTTTTTTCAGGTGTCACGGCTGAACCGGATTGTGAATATCAAAAACATTGACTTGAGGCGGAACAAATCAGCATCCGGGCTGATCGATATGACCTGTAATGCGGTGACCTATATGTTTGTGGAAGCGGATGAGGCAGGGCAGCAAGACCCAAAAAAGAAAAAAGGCTGATAT
This portion of the Desulfotignum phosphitoxidans DSM 13687 genome encodes:
- a CDS encoding type IV pilus inner membrane component PilO, which translates into the protein MAQKKNKETPRSLIGQKTTVFFDRVGKLSRRNRLFICLGTLALIGGAYYYFFFMPIQTQLKQASQTLDARTSQLTIVRQQARSLTEWEEKMARVEEAFYIATRALPDKKEVPSLLKSVSNAGSSAGLNIQLFQPGAPVTRDFYKEIPLAMKMEGSYLQIADFFFQVSRLNRIVNIKNIDLRRNKSASGLIDMTCNAVTYMFVEADEAGQQDPKKKKG